Proteins from one Lachnospiraceae bacterium KGMB03038 genomic window:
- a CDS encoding IS30 family transposase gives MSNKHLTYDDRLAIQSGLQQGLKVAQIAKNIGKDRSTVGREIKAHRRLVKTSGGNNCIHHCTCTRIPNCRQGCFRGKKQCQTACGRCQEGCPDYQEEFCTDYEKSPFVCNACDHRLRCRLRRMLYDAKHAQQQYEQMLSESRKGISLTEQELNRINDTITPLLKKGQSLPVICERHRDELPVSERTIYSYIDAGLLDARNIDLRRKLRRPERKKSGPVLRVDRKCHIGRSYEEYEEYMRQNPDAIVSQMDSVVIHKGGQTLLTILFTNCDVQLMFLRERNTAGSVTEIFCRLRKALGDEKFRMLFQVIITDRGSEFSDPEKIEADMETGEIQCRVFYCNPMNTNQKSNCERNHELIRYIIPKNHAKDEYTEEEIREMMNHINSYPRKKWNGQAPIDLFIKIYGQETANLLGLEKIPSDSITLTPALFKK, from the coding sequence ATGAGTAATAAACACCTTACATATGACGACAGGCTCGCCATCCAGTCAGGTCTGCAGCAGGGATTGAAGGTCGCACAGATCGCCAAAAACATTGGAAAGGATCGGTCTACTGTCGGCAGAGAGATCAAAGCACACCGCAGGCTGGTCAAAACGTCAGGGGGCAATAACTGTATCCACCATTGTACCTGTACCAGAATCCCAAACTGCCGTCAGGGATGCTTTCGTGGGAAGAAACAGTGCCAGACAGCATGTGGACGATGTCAGGAAGGATGCCCTGATTATCAGGAAGAGTTCTGTACAGATTACGAAAAGTCGCCGTTTGTCTGTAATGCCTGTGACCACCGGCTTCGCTGCCGTCTGCGCAGGATGCTCTATGACGCCAAGCATGCTCAGCAGCAGTATGAACAGATGCTCTCTGAATCCCGTAAAGGAATCTCTCTTACAGAGCAGGAGTTAAACCGGATCAATGATACGATCACACCGCTGTTAAAAAAGGGGCAGTCACTCCCGGTTATCTGTGAACGTCACAGAGATGAACTGCCCGTATCGGAACGGACGATCTATTCCTATATTGATGCAGGCCTTTTGGATGCCAGAAATATAGACCTGAGAAGGAAACTGCGCAGACCGGAACGGAAAAAGAGCGGTCCGGTTCTCCGGGTAGACCGGAAATGCCATATCGGACGCAGTTATGAGGAATACGAGGAATATATGCGCCAGAATCCAGATGCCATAGTCAGCCAGATGGACAGTGTGGTCATACACAAAGGCGGCCAGACACTGCTGACAATCTTGTTTACCAACTGTGACGTACAGCTCATGTTCCTGAGAGAGCGCAACACAGCGGGATCAGTAACAGAAATATTCTGCCGGCTGCGGAAAGCACTTGGAGATGAGAAATTCCGGATGCTTTTTCAGGTTATTATTACCGATCGGGGAAGCGAATTCAGCGATCCCGAAAAAATCGAAGCAGATATGGAGACCGGAGAGATCCAGTGCCGCGTATTCTATTGTAACCCGATGAATACAAATCAGAAGAGCAACTGTGAACGGAACCATGAATTGATCCGTTATATCATACCTAAAAATCATGCAAAGGATGAATATACGGAAGAAGAAATCAGGGAAATGATGAACCACATCAATTCCTATCCCCGAAAAAAGTGGAACGGACAGGCTCCTATAGATCTTTTTATCAAGATCTACGGCCAGGAGACTGCGAACCTCCTGGGCCTTGAAAAGATCCCATCCGATTCCATAACCCTTACACCGGCTTTATTTAAGAAGTAA
- a CDS encoding molecular chaperone Hsp90 codes for MSREAVEYVAEKSKELIQAPSCSQEAKDAAKAWLDAVGTDREEEETKKYFAELEEDIVTVDGLIAFAESEAGAKVFGDKAPGVAEHARQIKTEGAKYCDCPACAAVEAILAKKEELL; via the coding sequence ATGAGCAGAGAAGCAGTAGAGTACGTTGCAGAGAAGAGCAAAGAACTGATCCAGGCGCCCAGTTGTTCCCAGGAAGCCAAAGACGCGGCAAAGGCCTGGCTTGACGCGGTGGGAACCGACCGGGAAGAGGAAGAGACCAAGAAGTATTTTGCGGAGCTGGAAGAAGATATTGTAACGGTAGACGGTCTGATCGCTTTTGCGGAATCTGAGGCGGGAGCGAAAGTGTTTGGCGATAAGGCGCCGGGCGTGGCGGAACATGCCAGACAGATCAAGACAGAAGGGGCAAAATATTGTGACTGCCCAGCCTGCGCCGCAGTAGAAGCAATCCTTGCGAAGAAGGAAGAACTGCTGTAA
- a CDS encoding flavodoxin — MKKRKITALLLCAAVIFTLTACAGQEESGPSVSLEDTEDTAGTPAGGDNILIAYFSVPETDGTDTVAGASRVSVDGQVMGNNEYVAHLIQQQTGGDLFAIETEQEYPGTHDELLDFAYNEMTEEVRPALASQIENLDSYDTIFLGYPNWNADLPMPLYTFLEEYNLSGKTIIPFTTHGGSGFSGTIETIGQMQPDAAVIEDGLSISRNAVPDAAGEVADWVDGLEL, encoded by the coding sequence ATGAAAAAAAGAAAAATAACCGCGCTGCTTCTGTGTGCGGCAGTAATTTTTACACTCACCGCCTGCGCGGGCCAGGAGGAATCCGGCCCGTCTGTGTCCCTGGAAGACACTGAGGATACGGCCGGCACGCCTGCGGGAGGAGACAATATTTTGATCGCCTACTTTTCTGTGCCGGAGACAGACGGCACGGACACGGTGGCTGGCGCAAGCCGGGTGTCTGTGGATGGTCAGGTAATGGGAAATAATGAGTATGTGGCCCATCTGATCCAACAGCAGACAGGAGGAGATCTATTTGCCATTGAGACTGAACAGGAATATCCCGGAACCCATGATGAGCTTCTGGACTTTGCGTACAATGAGATGACAGAAGAGGTCCGGCCGGCGCTGGCCTCTCAGATCGAGAATCTGGACAGCTATGACACCATTTTCCTGGGATACCCAAACTGGAACGCAGATCTGCCGATGCCGCTCTACACCTTCCTGGAAGAATATAACCTTAGCGGCAAGACGATCATTCCCTTTACCACTCACGGAGGAAGCGGATTCTCAGGAACTATAGAGACCATTGGGCAGATGCAGCCAGATGCCGCAGTGATCGAAGACGGGCTGTCCATCTCCCGCAACGCCGTACCGGATGCGGCGGGAGAAGTGGCAGACTGGGTGGATGGATTGGAGTTGTAA
- a CDS encoding DUF4405 domain-containing protein, producing MNTRKKIDMIMAVLMILTMSYQATGNLFHELAGVLLLLLFLVHNVINRKWYASLFKGRYSGCRKVLLTVNILTLFCMLAAMGTGIYISQRLFAPLWGMREAYLIRPLHVAAGSWGTILISIHGGLHISLPEKRKPLMLVEGIVTAILGILAFIALDMPSRLVLRDTGMYWSYPGVLLFAANVAVMTLFMGIGAAAGDFLKKQISIKRR from the coding sequence ATGAATACACGAAAGAAGATCGACATGATAATGGCAGTCCTGATGATCCTGACCATGTCCTATCAGGCCACTGGAAATCTATTTCATGAGCTGGCGGGAGTCCTGCTGCTATTGCTGTTTCTTGTTCACAATGTGATAAACCGGAAATGGTACGCCAGCCTTTTCAAAGGAAGATATTCCGGCTGCCGGAAAGTCCTGCTTACCGTAAATATACTGACGCTTTTTTGTATGCTGGCGGCTATGGGGACAGGAATCTATATATCCCAGCGTTTGTTTGCGCCCCTGTGGGGAATGAGGGAAGCTTATCTGATTCGTCCCCTGCATGTGGCCGCGGGAAGCTGGGGAACGATCCTGATCTCCATCCATGGAGGGCTGCACATTTCTCTGCCAGAGAAAAGGAAGCCTCTTATGCTCGTGGAAGGGATCGTGACGGCAATCCTTGGAATCTTGGCATTTATCGCGCTGGATATGCCTTCCCGGCTGGTCCTGCGGGATACGGGCATGTACTGGTCCTATCCGGGAGTTTTGCTGTTTGCCGCCAATGTCGCAGTGATGACCCTTTTTATGGGAATTGGGGCGGCAGCGGGAGATTTCCTCAAGAAACAAATTTCAATAAAAAGGAGATGA
- a CDS encoding lysophospholipase, which produces MTYEYKSQELYARRGDHRIYGVIYIPEGADGPLPAVIFSHGFGGNYQVGIPYAQALAQRGYVVYCFDFCGGSPGSRSDGSTLEMSLFTEREDLEAVIRMIQGLDYVDREQLFLMGTSQGGAVSAITGADHEEEIRGMILLYPAFILADQAGEMFSSKREIPDIMYFLWMEVGRAYFEPLIGYDIYGEISRYEKDVLLLHGDQDSIVPLSSSEQALKAYQSAELEVISGAGHGFYGEEEEQAVESILTYLEEHKKGGN; this is translated from the coding sequence ATGACCTATGAATACAAAAGCCAGGAGCTGTATGCCAGGCGGGGAGATCACCGGATCTACGGGGTCATCTATATCCCAGAAGGCGCCGACGGACCGTTGCCGGCGGTGATCTTCTCCCATGGCTTTGGAGGAAACTATCAGGTGGGAATTCCTTACGCCCAGGCCCTGGCCCAGAGAGGCTATGTGGTTTACTGTTTTGATTTCTGCGGAGGTTCACCGGGAAGCCGGAGCGATGGCTCTACGCTGGAAATGTCCTTATTTACGGAGCGGGAAGACCTGGAAGCAGTGATACGCATGATCCAGGGACTGGATTATGTGGATCGGGAGCAGTTATTTCTGATGGGGACCAGTCAGGGGGGAGCCGTATCTGCCATTACCGGCGCGGATCATGAAGAAGAGATCCGTGGGATGATCCTCCTGTATCCGGCGTTTATCCTGGCTGACCAGGCAGGTGAGATGTTCTCCAGCAAAAGAGAGATCCCGGACATAATGTATTTTCTCTGGATGGAAGTGGGGCGGGCCTATTTCGAACCCTTGATCGGCTATGATATTTATGGAGAGATCAGCCGTTATGAAAAAGATGTGCTGCTGCTCCACGGCGACCAAGACAGCATAGTTCCTCTTTCTTCTTCAGAACAGGCGCTGAAGGCATACCAAAGCGCGGAATTAGAAGTCATATCCGGGGCTGGGCATGGATTCTACGGCGAGGAAGAAGAGCAGGCGGTGGAATCGATCCTGACATATTTAGAAGAACATAAAAAAGGAGGAAATTAA
- a CDS encoding iron-containing alcohol dehydrogenase, with protein MDAFTFTYPTKVYFGEGAAKKALGAELAKAGKTVMLAYGGNSLKANGIYDELRGILEEAGKEVVDFPGIMPNPTYAKVQEGAALAKEKKVDFILAAGGGSVIDCCKVISAQAKLDQDIREMEYTSYQFPTDGIPMGAVVTASGTGAEMNAGAVITCEDLNWKGLIVGKGAEFAILDPAYTASVPRNQVLSGAFDTLSHAMETYLGQSDQDNVSDEVALAVMRNTVVNMRRLLADVNDMQARSNLMWDSAMAENGILKAGRLTDFQAHQIEHQLGAYTDCNHGQGLAVIHPVYYRHILEDAREKFTRFAREVFQEETAEEGIEALASFIQECGLPTRLGQLRSKAEITPDILRKVADTCNIIKCGPRELSRDEIYEILMECK; from the coding sequence ATGGATGCATTTACATTTACTTACCCCACAAAAGTTTATTTTGGAGAAGGAGCCGCAAAGAAAGCGCTGGGAGCGGAACTGGCCAAGGCTGGGAAGACAGTCATGCTGGCCTATGGAGGGAACTCTCTGAAAGCCAACGGCATCTATGACGAGTTAAGAGGAATCCTGGAAGAAGCGGGAAAAGAAGTGGTCGATTTCCCAGGCATCATGCCCAATCCAACTTACGCGAAAGTCCAGGAGGGAGCGGCGCTGGCCAAGGAGAAGAAGGTAGATTTTATCCTGGCCGCAGGCGGCGGAAGCGTGATCGACTGCTGTAAAGTCATTTCCGCCCAGGCAAAACTGGATCAGGATATCCGGGAAATGGAATATACCTCCTATCAGTTCCCTACAGACGGGATTCCTATGGGAGCTGTGGTGACTGCTTCCGGAACCGGGGCGGAGATGAACGCCGGCGCGGTCATCACCTGCGAAGACTTAAATTGGAAAGGACTGATTGTTGGAAAGGGCGCGGAATTTGCCATCCTGGATCCCGCTTACACGGCTTCTGTTCCAAGAAACCAGGTGCTTTCCGGAGCCTTTGATACGCTGAGCCACGCTATGGAAACCTATCTTGGACAGTCAGACCAGGACAATGTATCGGATGAAGTGGCCCTGGCGGTTATGCGCAATACGGTAGTCAACATGCGCCGTCTGCTGGCGGATGTCAATGATATGCAGGCAAGGAGCAATCTGATGTGGGATTCCGCAATGGCGGAAAACGGCATCTTAAAAGCGGGGCGCCTGACAGACTTCCAGGCGCATCAGATCGAGCATCAGCTTGGAGCGTATACGGACTGCAACCATGGACAGGGACTGGCTGTGATCCACCCGGTATACTACCGGCACATTCTGGAAGACGCGAGGGAGAAATTCACCCGTTTTGCCAGGGAAGTATTTCAGGAAGAAACAGCGGAAGAAGGAATTGAGGCTTTGGCCTCATTTATCCAAGAATGCGGCCTTCCAACCCGTCTTGGCCAGTTGAGATCCAAGGCAGAAATCACGCCGGATATCCTGCGCAAAGTGGCGGATACCTGCAATATCATCAAATGTGGCCCTCGTGAATTGAGCCGGGATGAGATCTATGAGATCCTGATGGAATGTAAGTAG
- a CDS encoding FAD:protein FMN transferase, with the protein MKRMIRSLIIILTLGSLTACASAGQEAEQSQVSFFAMDTYMTLTAYGEGGEKALGDVREEIQTLESEWSVTDTESEIYQVNHSGGNPVELSGDTAKVVEFALDMAKKTEGALDPTIYPVLEAWGFTTDENRIPEPEELQALLEHVGYENVELNGQEILLPEGMELDLGAVGKGYAGDVAAEMLEEQGITSALLDLGGNIQAIGSRPGGGDWRLGIRNPFGDGQVGMLTVSDCAVVTSGSYERYFVGEDGREYCHIIDPATGYPVDNGLVSMTIVTEEGKVADALSTSMFVKGLEEAEEYWREHQDFEMIAITKEGEVYVTEGLEDRFTLGSSFENMELHIVEA; encoded by the coding sequence ATGAAGAGGATGATCAGAAGCCTTATCATAATACTGACACTTGGTTCTCTGACGGCGTGCGCGTCAGCGGGGCAGGAGGCGGAGCAGTCCCAGGTGAGTTTCTTTGCCATGGATACCTATATGACGCTGACGGCCTACGGAGAAGGCGGAGAAAAGGCCTTAGGAGATGTGCGGGAAGAGATCCAAACACTGGAGAGCGAATGGTCTGTGACAGATACGGAAAGCGAGATTTATCAGGTCAACCACAGCGGCGGAAATCCGGTGGAATTAAGCGGCGATACCGCGAAGGTTGTAGAGTTTGCCCTGGATATGGCTAAGAAGACGGAAGGGGCTTTGGACCCGACCATCTATCCGGTGCTGGAAGCCTGGGGATTTACCACAGATGAAAATCGGATTCCAGAGCCGGAAGAACTTCAGGCACTGCTGGAGCATGTGGGCTATGAAAACGTAGAGCTGAATGGACAGGAGATCCTGCTTCCAGAAGGGATGGAACTGGATCTGGGAGCCGTAGGCAAAGGCTATGCGGGAGACGTGGCGGCAGAAATGCTGGAAGAGCAGGGGATCACATCCGCGCTCTTAGACTTGGGCGGCAATATCCAGGCGATCGGGTCCAGACCTGGCGGCGGAGATTGGCGTCTTGGCATCCGCAATCCCTTTGGCGATGGACAAGTGGGAATGCTGACGGTCTCCGACTGCGCGGTGGTCACATCAGGAAGCTACGAACGGTATTTCGTAGGGGAAGATGGCAGGGAGTACTGCCATATCATTGATCCGGCGACCGGATATCCGGTGGACAATGGATTGGTTTCCATGACGATCGTGACAGAGGAGGGAAAGGTGGCCGATGCCCTTTCTACGTCCATGTTTGTGAAAGGATTGGAAGAAGCGGAAGAATACTGGCGGGAGCACCAGGATTTTGAGATGATCGCCATTACCAAGGAAGGAGAAGTGTATGTGACGGAAGGGCTGGAAGACCGGTTTACACTGGGCAGTTCTTTTGAGAATATGGAGCTTCATATCGTGGAGGCATAG
- a CDS encoding DUF4405 domain-containing protein translates to MKPVLKWKMLIDLVMTVCLLFQMAYMLVGNTVHEWMGAGMFLLFLIHHGLNWRWYRNLFRGKYMPARILQTAVNFLVLLCMLGLMVSGVLLSRDVFVFLNVQGHSGTARILHMLSAYWGFLLMSVHIGLHWGMVLGVIRNRAGQKGTSPAKRWGLRAIGAAAGIYGLYGFLKHDIVSYLFLRSLFVFFDGSQPLWLFLIEYLAIMCLWAQIACYLARGLQKIQSLGGRTGAGKK, encoded by the coding sequence ATGAAACCAGTGTTGAAATGGAAAATGCTGATCGATCTAGTCATGACGGTATGCCTTCTCTTCCAGATGGCATATATGCTGGTGGGGAATACGGTCCATGAGTGGATGGGAGCCGGGATGTTCCTTCTATTCCTGATCCATCATGGGCTGAATTGGAGGTGGTACCGGAACTTGTTCCGAGGCAAATATATGCCGGCCCGAATCTTGCAGACGGCGGTGAATTTCCTGGTATTGCTGTGTATGCTGGGATTGATGGTAAGCGGGGTTCTTCTGTCCAGAGATGTTTTTGTATTCCTTAACGTGCAGGGACATTCAGGGACTGCCAGGATCCTCCATATGCTGTCGGCTTACTGGGGCTTCCTTTTGATGAGCGTCCATATCGGCCTGCACTGGGGTATGGTTCTGGGAGTGATAAGAAACAGGGCGGGGCAAAAGGGAACTTCTCCGGCCAAAAGATGGGGGCTTCGAGCGATCGGAGCCGCGGCAGGGATCTATGGACTCTATGGATTCCTGAAGCACGATATTGTTTCCTATCTGTTTCTGCGCAGTTTGTTCGTGTTTTTTGATGGATCACAGCCTCTATGGTTGTTCCTGATAGAATATCTTGCTATAATGTGCCTGTGGGCGCAGATCGCCTGCTATCTGGCGCGGGGTCTCCAGAAGATCCAAAGCCTCGGAGGAAGGACTGGCGCCGGAAAGAAATAA
- a CDS encoding flavodoxin, producing MKRRLVSILLVGILIFSINGCGSAEEEAPAENSQQEEAAPEDTEGEDETASQAEGNTDASVLVAYFTYGENADLPEDVDASSSASIQSYNGETTGNTGLVAHMISDALGADLFSIQTTEPYPDNYDDTVDQGQEEQRSDERPQLASQLEGLDGYDTIFLGYPNWWGDMPMAVYTFLETYDLSGKTVIPFVTSGGSGFSGTVEEIESLQPDAQVEEGIALGASEAAEAQGEVEDWLDSLGY from the coding sequence ATGAAGCGAAGACTTGTCAGTATATTACTTGTAGGAATTCTGATATTTTCGATCAATGGCTGCGGAAGCGCAGAAGAGGAAGCCCCGGCAGAGAACTCCCAGCAGGAAGAGGCGGCGCCGGAAGATACAGAGGGAGAGGATGAAACTGCCTCCCAAGCAGAAGGAAACACGGACGCTTCTGTCCTGGTAGCTTACTTTACCTATGGAGAGAATGCGGATCTGCCGGAGGACGTGGACGCATCTTCCAGCGCCAGCATCCAGAGCTACAATGGCGAGACAACAGGAAATACAGGTCTGGTCGCCCACATGATCAGCGATGCGCTGGGCGCGGATCTTTTTTCTATCCAGACCACGGAACCCTACCCGGACAACTATGACGATACGGTAGACCAGGGACAGGAAGAGCAACGTTCGGATGAAAGACCTCAGCTTGCGTCTCAGCTGGAAGGTTTGGACGGTTATGACACCATTTTCCTGGGATATCCTAACTGGTGGGGAGATATGCCGATGGCGGTCTATACCTTCCTGGAGACCTATGATCTGTCCGGAAAGACGGTGATTCCCTTCGTGACCTCCGGCGGCAGCGGCTTCTCAGGAACCGTGGAAGAGATTGAGAGCTTACAGCCGGATGCCCAGGTAGAGGAAGGGATTGCCCTTGGAGCCTCAGAAGCGGCAGAGGCCCAGGGAGAAGTGGAAGACTGGCTGGACAGCCTTGGGTATTAA
- a CDS encoding (4Fe-4S)-binding protein, with protein MQYRTLPHGGEKISILGLGTSSIQEASEKEIEETIALAVEEGINYFDMASAEAKPFPAYGRALANVRDQVYFQIHFGADYASGTYGWTTSPEKIRRSIDWQLKALQTDYIDFGFLHCIDETSDLKQVEKSGVIDTILRLKEEGAVRHVGLSTHTPKIAQQVLDMGILDMMMFSVNPAYDYQKGTYGIGSIDGRMELYRRCEREGVGISVMKAFGGGQLLDGRTSPFGKALTEYQCIQYALDKPGVLTVLPGIRGKKDLKRIPGFCQASQEEKDYSVIGSFAPQDAEGVCVYCNHCAPCPKGLNVGLINKYYDLAKAGDALARDHYRKLEKKADQCIQCGHCDRRCPFHVAQGERMREISDYFAGQE; from the coding sequence ATGCAGTATCGGACACTTCCCCATGGCGGGGAGAAGATCAGCATCCTGGGACTGGGGACCAGTTCCATCCAGGAGGCCAGTGAGAAAGAGATTGAAGAGACGATCGCGCTGGCAGTGGAAGAAGGGATCAACTATTTTGACATGGCCTCCGCGGAAGCCAAACCATTCCCTGCCTACGGAAGAGCGCTTGCAAATGTTCGGGACCAGGTGTATTTTCAGATCCATTTTGGAGCGGATTACGCTTCTGGTACCTATGGGTGGACCACCAGCCCGGAGAAGATCCGGCGGTCCATCGACTGGCAGCTTAAAGCCTTGCAGACAGATTATATTGATTTTGGATTCCTCCACTGTATCGATGAAACATCGGATTTGAAACAGGTGGAGAAAAGCGGTGTCATCGACACGATCCTCAGACTGAAAGAGGAGGGAGCGGTCCGCCATGTGGGACTGTCTACCCATACGCCTAAGATCGCGCAGCAGGTACTGGATATGGGAATCCTGGATATGATGATGTTCTCCGTGAACCCGGCCTATGACTATCAGAAAGGGACTTACGGCATCGGGAGCATTGACGGCCGGATGGAACTGTACCGCCGGTGCGAGAGAGAAGGCGTGGGCATCTCCGTCATGAAAGCCTTCGGCGGCGGACAGCTTTTAGACGGGCGGACATCCCCTTTCGGAAAAGCGCTGACAGAGTACCAGTGCATCCAATACGCTCTGGATAAGCCGGGAGTGCTGACGGTGCTTCCAGGAATCCGGGGCAAGAAAGATCTGAAGAGGATCCCGGGCTTCTGCCAGGCTTCCCAGGAGGAAAAAGACTATTCTGTGATCGGAAGTTTCGCGCCCCAGGATGCGGAAGGAGTCTGTGTCTACTGCAACCACTGCGCGCCCTGTCCAAAAGGCCTGAATGTAGGCCTGATCAATAAATATTACGATCTGGCGAAGGCAGGGGACGCTCTGGCACGGGATCATTACCGGAAGCTGGAGAAGAAAGCGGATCAGTGTATCCAGTGCGGACACTGTGACCGCCGCTGTCCCTTCCACGTGGCCCAGGGAGAGCGGATGCGGGAGATCAGCGATTATTTTGCCGGGCAGGAATGA
- a CDS encoding iron-containing alcohol dehydrogenase, translating to MSYNFYQPTRVLFGPGRLNELGENIKTLNLGKKAAVVISNGKSTRANGSLERTEEQLHSAGIETVLFDKIQANPLASTVMEGAAFVKESRCDFIVALGGGSVMDASKIIAIMATNPGDVWDYAFGGHGGCKPYTETPLPVVAVTTTAGTGSEVDAWGVVNNEKYDEKIGLGGADASHPVLAVVDPELMTTVPPKFTAYQGFDALFHSTEAYITSPANLMSDMFALTTIENIGKYLARAVKDGQDLEAREHVAFANTLSGHVMELGACSSEHSMEHAMSAMHPELPHGAGLIMISLEYYKYFIEKHACDDRFIQMAKALGKEDAEEPMDFVHALADLQKACGVDDLKMSDYGLKPEEFQEMAQKAKDTMGGLYAADRVELSVEDTALIYQKSYR from the coding sequence ATGAGTTACAATTTTTATCAGCCCACAAGAGTATTATTTGGCCCAGGCCGTTTGAATGAATTGGGAGAAAATATAAAGACTTTGAACCTTGGCAAAAAAGCGGCGGTGGTGATCTCCAATGGGAAATCCACCCGCGCCAACGGATCTCTTGAACGGACGGAAGAACAGCTTCATAGCGCCGGTATTGAGACGGTGCTCTTCGATAAGATCCAGGCCAATCCTCTGGCCAGTACGGTGATGGAAGGCGCGGCTTTTGTAAAGGAAAGTCGATGCGACTTTATCGTCGCGTTAGGCGGCGGAAGTGTCATGGACGCCTCTAAGATCATCGCCATCATGGCCACAAATCCAGGAGATGTGTGGGACTACGCGTTTGGAGGCCACGGCGGCTGCAAGCCGTATACAGAGACGCCGCTTCCGGTAGTGGCTGTCACTACAACGGCAGGCACGGGATCAGAAGTGGACGCCTGGGGCGTGGTCAACAATGAAAAATATGATGAGAAGATCGGCCTTGGCGGCGCGGATGCCAGCCATCCGGTACTGGCAGTGGTGGATCCGGAGCTGATGACCACCGTTCCGCCTAAATTCACAGCCTATCAGGGATTTGACGCCTTATTCCACAGTACAGAGGCCTACATCACCAGTCCGGCCAATCTGATGAGCGATATGTTTGCCCTGACAACCATTGAGAATATTGGAAAATATCTGGCCAGGGCTGTGAAAGATGGCCAGGACCTGGAGGCAAGAGAGCACGTGGCATTTGCCAATACCTTGTCCGGCCATGTGATGGAGCTCGGCGCGTGCAGCAGCGAACATTCCATGGAACACGCTATGTCCGCCATGCACCCGGAACTGCCCCATGGGGCGGGACTGATCATGATCAGCCTGGAATATTATAAATACTTTATTGAGAAGCACGCCTGTGACGACCGGTTTATCCAGATGGCGAAAGCCCTTGGGAAAGAGGATGCGGAAGAACCCATGGATTTCGTCCATGCCCTTGCGGATCTTCAGAAAGCCTGCGGCGTAGACGATCTGAAGATGTCTGATTACGGACTGAAACCGGAAGAGTTCCAGGAAATGGCCCAGAAAGCCAAAGATACCATGGGAGGCCTGTACGCGGCAGACCGGGTAGAACTGAGTGTGGAAGACACAGCCCTGATCTATCAGAAATCTTATCGTTAA
- a CDS encoding LysR family transcriptional regulator, whose amino-acid sequence MEIRVLRYFLTVVREESITKAAEKFIAYVKEQVN is encoded by the coding sequence ATGGAAATACGGGTGCTGCGTTATTTTTTAACGGTGGTCAGGGAGGAAAGTATTACAAAGGCGGCGGAGAAGTTCATCGCTTATGTGAAAGAGCAGGTTAATTGA